A single genomic interval of Camelina sativa cultivar DH55 chromosome 11, Cs, whole genome shotgun sequence harbors:
- the LOC104726376 gene encoding glucan endo-1,3-beta-glucosidase 6-like, with amino-acid sequence MGWASLLLFLSVAVLCQRASSIGANWGTQASHPLPPDIVVRMLRENGIQKVKLFDAEYDTLRALGKSGIEVMVGIPNEMLASLASSLKAAEKWVAKNVSVHISTDKVNIRYVAVGNEPFLSTYNGSYLSTTFPALRNIQIAIIKAGLQNQVKVTCPLNADVYESSTTFPSGGDFRANIRDLMITIVKFLSENGGPFTVNIYPFISLYNDANFPVDYAFFDGNSQPVSDGGTYYYNMFDANYDTLVHALEKNGFGNMPIIIGEIGWPTDGDKNANLDYARKFNQGFMAHISGGKGTPRRPGPIDAYLFSLIDEDAKSVQPGYFERHWGIFTFDGLPKYALNLGTTNTGALIQAKGVRYQQRKWCVMKPNVKLDDPQVAPSVSFACSRGDCTSLGIGTSCADLDGKQNISYAFNSYFQINDQLDTACKFPNISEVTKTDPSSGTCRFPIMIEPYYGGASREHRFFFPLLMAAAIALSIF; translated from the exons ATGGGTTGGGCTTCGTTGTTACTATTTTTGTCGGTGGCGGTGTTATGTCAGAGAGCAAGTTCAATTGGAGCTAACTGGGGCACACAGGCGTCGCACCCTCTTCCACCGGACATAGTTGTGCGGATGCTAAGAGAGAATGGTATTCAGAAAGTGAAACTCTTTGACGCAGAATACGACACTCTCAGAGCTTTGGGCAAATCCGGTATAGAGGTTATGGTCGGTATTCCCAATGAGATGCTTGCTTCTCTCGCCTCTAGCCTCAAAGCCGCTGAGAAATGGGTTGCTAAAAATGTCTCAGTTCACATCTCCACCGATAAAGTTAACATCAG ATATGTGGCTGTGGGTAATGAACCTTTCTTGTCGACTTATAACGGGAGCTATCTGAGTACTACTTTCCCTGCGTTGAGGAACATCCAAATTGCAATTATAAAAGCTGGTCTGCAGAACCAAGTGAAGGTCACATGTCCCTTGAACGCTGATGTCTATGAAAGCTCCACCACTTTCCCTTCTGGAGGTGATTTCAGAGCTAATATTCGTGATCTCATGATCACTATAGTCAAGTTCTTGAGCGAAAATGGAGGCCCTTTTACTGTTAACATCTATCCCTTCATCAGTCTTTACAATGACGCCAACTTCCCAGTGGATTACGCTTTCTTTGATGGAAACTCACAGCCGGTGAGTGATGGTGGGACTTACTATTACAACATGTTTGATGCAAATTATGACACTCTAGTGCATGCTCTGGAGAAGAATGGGTTTGGTAACATGCCTATCATAATTGGGGAGATTGGTTGGCCTACTGATGGAGACAAGAATGCGAACTTGGACTATGCTAGGAAGTTCAACCAAGGCTTCATGGCCCATATCTCAGGTGGGAAAGGGACTCCGAGGAGGCCTGGTCCTATCGATGCATACCTGTTCAGCTTGATAGATGAGGATGCTAAAAGTGTTCAGCCGGGGTACTTTGAGCGACACTGGGGGATATTCACATTTGATGGGTTACCTAAATACGCCTTGAACCTAGGGACAACCAACACAGGAGCTCTGATCCAGGCCAAAGGAGTACGTTACCAACAGAGGAAATGGTGTGTGATGAAGCCAAACGTGAAGCTGGATGATCCACAGGTGGCTCCCAGCGTGAGCTTTGCATGTAGCCGTGGGGACTGCACCAGTCTCGGGATTGGGACGTCCTGTGCGGATCTGGACGGGAAGCAAAATATATCGTATGCATTCAACAGTTACTTTCAGATAAATGACCAGCTTGATACAGCTTGTAAGTTTCCAAACATATCAGAGGTGACCAAGACGGATCCTTCAAGTGGAACCTGCAGATTTCCGATTATGATAGAGCCATATTACGGTGGGGCTTCCCGGGAACACAGGTTCTTCTTTCCACTACTGATGGCTGCTGCCATCGCGCTCTCTATTTTTTGA
- the LOC104735173 gene encoding uncharacterized protein LOC104735173 isoform X1, whose protein sequence is MRRFGDVNRSVSKLVFTICVALLLIPSLSYGAPHGKRNTAKSSVFSLFNLRDKSRFWSESVFRSDFDDLESSVHPNSGVLNYTKSGNIASYLDLMEVDSVYLPVPVNFIFIGFEGKGNQDFKLRPEELERWFNKFDHMFEHTRVPQIKEVLNPLYKTNIEKEVKHHLPIISRVNYNFSVHAIQMGEKVTSVIERAINVLARKDDVSPNRDEESALWQVDVEMMEYIFTSLVEYFHLEDAYNVFILNPKHDIKKSKYGYRRGFSDSEISYLKENKDSVKKLVQSGKPSENILAFDMVRKPLYERHPMLKFSWTNAEETDTSEWYNAWQDALNKLEQLSHGKDAAELIQSKVLQLLKGKNDDMKVFLEKDLRAGDFSNLNSECLTDIWIGKGRWAFIDLTAGPFSWGPSVGGEGVRTELSLPNVGKTIGAVAEISEDEAEDKLQAAIQDKFSVFGENDHQAVDILLAEIDVYELFAFKHCKGRKVKLALCEELDERMRDLKTELQSFDGEEYDETHKRKAMDALKRMESWNLFSDEHEEFQSYTVARDSFLAHLGATLWGSMRHIISPSVADGAFHHYEKISFQLVFITQEKVRQIKQLPVDLNAIMDGLSSLLLPSQKPMFSQHMLTLSEDPALAMAFSVARRAAAVPLLLVNGTYRKTVRSYLDSSILQYQLQRLNDHTPLKGGHAHSRSTLEIPIFWLINGDPLLIDKHYQAKALSNMVVVVQSEASSWESHLQCNGRSLLWDLRSPVKAAMASVAEHLAGLLPLHLVYSVAHESAIEDWTWSVGCNPLSITSQGWRLSLFQSDTIARSYIITALEESIQAVNSGIHLLRLERTNKKTFKLFRSRERELMNKYKYVVSLWRRLSNVVGETRYGDAMRFLYTLEEATNSFVREVNATVGVLHPIHCTKERKVKVEVDMTTIPAFIIVGILLYAVLKPRAPKPKIN, encoded by the exons ATGCGTAGATTCGGGGATGTGAACAGATCCGTTTCCAAGCTCGTTTTCACCATTTGTGTTGCTCTATTG TTAATACCATCTCTATCATATGGAGCTCCACATGGAAAACGCAATACGGCAAAGTCttctgtgttttctttgttcaatCTTAGGGACAAAAGCAGATTTTGGAGCGAGTCTGTCTTTCGTTCTG attttgatgatttggagTCCTCGGTGCATCCCAATTCTGGTGTCCTGAATTACACCAAGTCAG GAAATATTGCGAGTTACCTAGACCTTATGGAAGTCGATTCTGTCTATCTTCCCGTGCCAGTTAATTTTATCTTCATTGGGTTTGAAGGAAAAGGAAACCAAG ACTTTAAACTCCGTCCCGAGGAACTTGAGCGTTGGTTCAATAAATTTGATCACATGTTTGAGCATACACGAGTTCCACAAATCAAAGAAGTTCTCAACCCGTTATACAAAACTAACATTGAAAAGGAGGTGAAACACCATCTTCCTATCATCAGTCGCGTTAACTACAA cttTTCTGTTCATGCAATACAAATGGGAGAAAAGGTGACATCAGTGATTGAACGCGCCATCAATGTTTTAGCACGTAAAGATGACGTGTCTCCCAATAG GGATGAGGAAAGTGCTCTATGGCAAGTGGATGTTGAGATGATGGAATACATTTTCACTAGCCTTGTGGAATATTTTCATCTCGAGGATGCATACAACGTATTTATTTTGAATCCCAAACATGatattaaaaaatccaaatatgGATACCG GAGAGGGTTCTCAGACTCAGAGATATCTTATCTAAAAGAG AACAAGGACAGTGTTAAAAAACTTGTTCAGTCTGGGAAGCCGTCAGAAAATATATTAG CATTTGATATGGTGAGGAAGCCATTATACGAAAGACATCCAATGCTGAAATTTTCCTGGACAAATGCTGAGGAGACTGATACG TCCGAGTGGTACAATGCATGGCAGGATGCTCTTAATAAGTTGGAACAGCTATCTCATGGTAAAGATGCAGCCGAACTCATTCAGAGTAAGGTTTTGCAG TTGCTTAAAGGGAAAAATGATGATATGAAGGTGTTTCTAGAAAAGGATTTAAGAGCTGGAGACTTTAGCAATCTTAACTCAGAATGTCTGACTGATATCTGGATCGGAAAGGGCAG GTGGGCATTCATCGACTTAACTGCTGGTCCTTTTTCATGGGGACCTTCGGTTGGTGGGGAAGGAGTGCGAACCGAACTTAGTTTGCCAAATGTGGGAAAGACTATTGGTGCTGTTGCAG AAATATCtgaagatgaagcagaagatAAACTGCAAGCTGCAATTCAGGATAAATTTTCTGTGTTTGGAGAG AATGACCATCAGGCTGTTGACATTCTTCTAGCTGAAATTGATGTATATGAACTATTTGCTTTCAAGCACTGCAAGGGAAGGAAAGTGAAACTTGCTCTTTGTGAAG AACTTGATGAAAGAATGCGGGATTTAAAAACTGAGCTCCAGTCATTTGACGGAGAGGAATATGATGAGACTCACAAGAGAAAAGCCATGGATGCACTAAAACGAATGGAGAGCTGGAATTTGTTTAGCGATGAACATGAG GAGTTCCAAAGTTACACAGTTGCACGCGATTCTTTCCTTGCACATTTAGGTGCTACTCTCTGGGGATCTATGAGACATATAATATCACCCTCAGTTGCTGATGGTGCATTTCATCATTATGAGAAAATCTCTTTTCAGCTTGTCTTCATCACCCAAGAG AAAGTTCGACAAATCAAACAGCTGCCGGTGGATCTCAATGCCATCATGGATGGGCTTTCTTCGCTGTTGTTACCTTCTCAGAAGCCTATGTTCAGCCAGCATAT GTTAACACTCTCTGAGGATCCTGCATTGGCTATGGCTTTTTCAGTAGCCCGAAGGGCAGCAGCTGTCCCTCTATTGCTTGTCAATGGAACTTACCGGAAGACTGTTCGTTCATATCTTGATTCATCAATCCTCCAGTACCAACTACAAAGGCTGAACGATCACACTCCCCTTAAAG GAGGTCATGCCCACAGCAGGTCTACTCTTGAAATTCCTATCTTTTGGCTCATCAATGGGGATCCGCTCCTGATTGACAAGCATTATCAAGCCAAGGCACTTTCAAATATGGTCGTTGTTGTTCAGTCGGAGGCATCTTCATGGGAGAGCCATTTGCAATGCAACGGAAGATCACTTTTATGGGATCTAAG GAGCCCGGTGAAAGCAGCCATGGCTTCTGTTGCCGAACATCTAGCTGGATTGcttcctcttcatcttgtcTACAGTGTAGCTCATGAAAGTGCAATTGAG GACTGGACATGGTCAGTAGGTTGCAATCCCTTATCCATCACTTCTCAAGGTTGGCGCCTTTCACTATTTCAATCTGACACAATTGCCCGGAGCTATATTATTACGGCGCTTGAAGAATCGATACAAGCAGTCAATTCAGGGATTCATCTTCTGCGGCTGGAGCGAACGA ataaaaaaacgTTCAAGCTATTCCGATCGAGGGAACGTGAGCTGATGAACAAGTACAAGTATGTGGTTAGCCTGTGGAGACGG CTTTCGAATGTTGTGGGAGAAACACGATATGGTGATGCCATGAGATTTCTATATACCTTAGAGGAAGCTACGAACTC ATTCGTAAGAGAAGTGAATGCAACAGTGGGGGTCTTGCACCCAATTCACTGCACAAAAGAGAGGAAGGTTAAGGTAGAAGTAGACATGACCACAATTCCAGCCTTTATCATAGTTGGCATTCTTCTTTACGCTGTCTTAAAGCCAAGAGCTCCTAAGCCAAAAATCAACTGA
- the LOC104735173 gene encoding uncharacterized protein LOC104735173 isoform X2, translating to MRRFGDVNRSVSKLVFTICVALLLIPSLSYGAPHGKRNTAKSSVFSLFNLRDKSRFWSESVFRSDFDDLESSVHPNSGVLNYTKSGNIASYLDLMEVDSVYLPVPVNFIFIGFEGKGNQDFKLRPEELERWFNKFDHMFEHTRVPQIKEVLNPLYKTNIEKEVKHHLPIISRVNYNFSVHAIQMGEKVTSVIERAINVLARKDDVSPNRDEESALWQVDVEMMEYIFTSLVEYFHLEDAYNVFILNPKHDIKKSKYGYRRGFSDSEISYLKENKDSVKKLVQSGKPSENILAFDMVRKPLYERHPMLKFSWTNAEETDTSEWYNAWQDALNKLEQLSHGKDAAELIQSKVLQVFLEKDLRAGDFSNLNSECLTDIWIGKGRWAFIDLTAGPFSWGPSVGGEGVRTELSLPNVGKTIGAVAEISEDEAEDKLQAAIQDKFSVFGENDHQAVDILLAEIDVYELFAFKHCKGRKVKLALCEELDERMRDLKTELQSFDGEEYDETHKRKAMDALKRMESWNLFSDEHEEFQSYTVARDSFLAHLGATLWGSMRHIISPSVADGAFHHYEKISFQLVFITQEKVRQIKQLPVDLNAIMDGLSSLLLPSQKPMFSQHMLTLSEDPALAMAFSVARRAAAVPLLLVNGTYRKTVRSYLDSSILQYQLQRLNDHTPLKGGHAHSRSTLEIPIFWLINGDPLLIDKHYQAKALSNMVVVVQSEASSWESHLQCNGRSLLWDLRSPVKAAMASVAEHLAGLLPLHLVYSVAHESAIEDWTWSVGCNPLSITSQGWRLSLFQSDTIARSYIITALEESIQAVNSGIHLLRLERTNKKTFKLFRSRERELMNKYKYVVSLWRRLSNVVGETRYGDAMRFLYTLEEATNSFVREVNATVGVLHPIHCTKERKVKVEVDMTTIPAFIIVGILLYAVLKPRAPKPKIN from the exons ATGCGTAGATTCGGGGATGTGAACAGATCCGTTTCCAAGCTCGTTTTCACCATTTGTGTTGCTCTATTG TTAATACCATCTCTATCATATGGAGCTCCACATGGAAAACGCAATACGGCAAAGTCttctgtgttttctttgttcaatCTTAGGGACAAAAGCAGATTTTGGAGCGAGTCTGTCTTTCGTTCTG attttgatgatttggagTCCTCGGTGCATCCCAATTCTGGTGTCCTGAATTACACCAAGTCAG GAAATATTGCGAGTTACCTAGACCTTATGGAAGTCGATTCTGTCTATCTTCCCGTGCCAGTTAATTTTATCTTCATTGGGTTTGAAGGAAAAGGAAACCAAG ACTTTAAACTCCGTCCCGAGGAACTTGAGCGTTGGTTCAATAAATTTGATCACATGTTTGAGCATACACGAGTTCCACAAATCAAAGAAGTTCTCAACCCGTTATACAAAACTAACATTGAAAAGGAGGTGAAACACCATCTTCCTATCATCAGTCGCGTTAACTACAA cttTTCTGTTCATGCAATACAAATGGGAGAAAAGGTGACATCAGTGATTGAACGCGCCATCAATGTTTTAGCACGTAAAGATGACGTGTCTCCCAATAG GGATGAGGAAAGTGCTCTATGGCAAGTGGATGTTGAGATGATGGAATACATTTTCACTAGCCTTGTGGAATATTTTCATCTCGAGGATGCATACAACGTATTTATTTTGAATCCCAAACATGatattaaaaaatccaaatatgGATACCG GAGAGGGTTCTCAGACTCAGAGATATCTTATCTAAAAGAG AACAAGGACAGTGTTAAAAAACTTGTTCAGTCTGGGAAGCCGTCAGAAAATATATTAG CATTTGATATGGTGAGGAAGCCATTATACGAAAGACATCCAATGCTGAAATTTTCCTGGACAAATGCTGAGGAGACTGATACG TCCGAGTGGTACAATGCATGGCAGGATGCTCTTAATAAGTTGGAACAGCTATCTCATGGTAAAGATGCAGCCGAACTCATTCAGAGTAAGGTTTTGCAG GTGTTTCTAGAAAAGGATTTAAGAGCTGGAGACTTTAGCAATCTTAACTCAGAATGTCTGACTGATATCTGGATCGGAAAGGGCAG GTGGGCATTCATCGACTTAACTGCTGGTCCTTTTTCATGGGGACCTTCGGTTGGTGGGGAAGGAGTGCGAACCGAACTTAGTTTGCCAAATGTGGGAAAGACTATTGGTGCTGTTGCAG AAATATCtgaagatgaagcagaagatAAACTGCAAGCTGCAATTCAGGATAAATTTTCTGTGTTTGGAGAG AATGACCATCAGGCTGTTGACATTCTTCTAGCTGAAATTGATGTATATGAACTATTTGCTTTCAAGCACTGCAAGGGAAGGAAAGTGAAACTTGCTCTTTGTGAAG AACTTGATGAAAGAATGCGGGATTTAAAAACTGAGCTCCAGTCATTTGACGGAGAGGAATATGATGAGACTCACAAGAGAAAAGCCATGGATGCACTAAAACGAATGGAGAGCTGGAATTTGTTTAGCGATGAACATGAG GAGTTCCAAAGTTACACAGTTGCACGCGATTCTTTCCTTGCACATTTAGGTGCTACTCTCTGGGGATCTATGAGACATATAATATCACCCTCAGTTGCTGATGGTGCATTTCATCATTATGAGAAAATCTCTTTTCAGCTTGTCTTCATCACCCAAGAG AAAGTTCGACAAATCAAACAGCTGCCGGTGGATCTCAATGCCATCATGGATGGGCTTTCTTCGCTGTTGTTACCTTCTCAGAAGCCTATGTTCAGCCAGCATAT GTTAACACTCTCTGAGGATCCTGCATTGGCTATGGCTTTTTCAGTAGCCCGAAGGGCAGCAGCTGTCCCTCTATTGCTTGTCAATGGAACTTACCGGAAGACTGTTCGTTCATATCTTGATTCATCAATCCTCCAGTACCAACTACAAAGGCTGAACGATCACACTCCCCTTAAAG GAGGTCATGCCCACAGCAGGTCTACTCTTGAAATTCCTATCTTTTGGCTCATCAATGGGGATCCGCTCCTGATTGACAAGCATTATCAAGCCAAGGCACTTTCAAATATGGTCGTTGTTGTTCAGTCGGAGGCATCTTCATGGGAGAGCCATTTGCAATGCAACGGAAGATCACTTTTATGGGATCTAAG GAGCCCGGTGAAAGCAGCCATGGCTTCTGTTGCCGAACATCTAGCTGGATTGcttcctcttcatcttgtcTACAGTGTAGCTCATGAAAGTGCAATTGAG GACTGGACATGGTCAGTAGGTTGCAATCCCTTATCCATCACTTCTCAAGGTTGGCGCCTTTCACTATTTCAATCTGACACAATTGCCCGGAGCTATATTATTACGGCGCTTGAAGAATCGATACAAGCAGTCAATTCAGGGATTCATCTTCTGCGGCTGGAGCGAACGA ataaaaaaacgTTCAAGCTATTCCGATCGAGGGAACGTGAGCTGATGAACAAGTACAAGTATGTGGTTAGCCTGTGGAGACGG CTTTCGAATGTTGTGGGAGAAACACGATATGGTGATGCCATGAGATTTCTATATACCTTAGAGGAAGCTACGAACTC ATTCGTAAGAGAAGTGAATGCAACAGTGGGGGTCTTGCACCCAATTCACTGCACAAAAGAGAGGAAGGTTAAGGTAGAAGTAGACATGACCACAATTCCAGCCTTTATCATAGTTGGCATTCTTCTTTACGCTGTCTTAAAGCCAAGAGCTCCTAAGCCAAAAATCAACTGA
- the LOC104726378 gene encoding uncharacterized protein LOC104726378, with protein sequence MEREEEKTKEGSSYRYWVREATADAAPPPLPQKLSNNDVALNAAAPASLGSLWNRAGTWEEKSLTKWATDRLKELLGSVGSLQFSSGKAEVIDVNRCVGDAFLVTVRNKKRVGYTYELSLKVEGEWSFEENMKKVKGSLEIPEFSFGELDDLEVDVKLSEDKELSQQLKHLIRLDMKQFLEPIRLKLGQFEQELKDR encoded by the exons atggagagagaggaggagaagacgAAAGAAGGCTCATCGTATAGGTATTGGGTGAGAGAAGCCACAGCAGATgcagctcctcctcctctgcctcAGAAGCTCAGCAACAACGACGTCGCTCTCAATGCTGCTGCTCCTGCGTCCCTTGGCTCTCTCTGGAATCgg GCTGGCACTTGGGAGGAGAAAAGTCTCACCAAATGGGCCACTGATCGTTTAaag GAGCTGTTGGGATCAGTGGGTTCATTGCAATTCTCTTCTGGCAAAGCTGAGGTTATAGATGTTAACAGATGCGTTGGAGAT GCTTTCTTAGTCACAGTTCGGAACAAGAAAAGAGTTGGCTATACTTATGAGCTTTCCCTTAAAGTTGAGG GAGAGTGGTCATTTGAAGAGAATATGAAGAAGGTGAAGGGGAGCCTTGAGATTCCTGAGTTTTCATTCGGCGAGCTTGATGATCTTGAG GTAGATGTGAAGCTCAGCGAAGACAAGGAACTTTCCCAGCAGCTGAAGCACCTTATTAGGTTGGATATGAAGCAGTTCTTGGAGCCTATACGCCTGAAACTCGGCCAGTTCGAACAGGAACTCAAAGATAGATAG
- the LOC104726382 gene encoding phototropin-2, producing the protein MERPRAPPSPLNDTEALSERRSLEVFNPSSGKETHGSSSSSSSSSKPPLDGNGKGSSSKWMEFQDSAKLTERTAEWGLSAVKPESGEDGISFKVSSEVERTKTMSRRSSEESTSSDSGAFPRVSQELKTALSTLQQTFVVSDATQPHCPIVYASSGFFTMTGYTSKEIVGRNCRFLQGPDTDKNEVAKIRDSVKNGKSYCGRLLNYKKDGTPFWNLLTITPIKDDQGNTIKFIGMQVEVSKYTEGVNDKELRPNGLSKSLIRYDARQKEKALDSITEVVQTIRHRKSQVRDSVSNDTPGRQTMQSDEASKPVKTPGRVSTGSRLKSPSSNKHEDVANMEPEELMLSTEVIEQRDSWDLSERERDIRQGIDLATTLERIEKNFVISDPRLPDNPIIFASDSFLELTEYTREEILGRNCRFLQGPETDQSTVQKIRDAIKDQREITVQLINYTKSGKKFWNLFHLQPMRDQKGELQYFIGVQLDGSDHVEPLQNRLSEKTEMQSSKLVKATATNVDEAVRELPDANSRPEDLWAAHSRPVYPLPHNKESTSWKAIKKIQASGETVGLHHFKPIKPLGSGDTGSVHLVELKGTGELYAMKAMEKTMMLNRNKAHRACIEREIIALLDHPFLPTLYASFQTSTHVCLITDFCPGGELFALLDKQPMKILTEDSARFYAAEVVIGLEYLHCLGIVYRDLKPENILLKKDGHIVLADFDLSFMTNCTPQLIVPAAPSKRRKSKSQPLPTFVAEPSTQSNSFVGTEEYIAPEIITGAGHSSAIDWWALGILLYEMLYGRTPFRGKNRQKTFANILHKDLTFPSSIPVSLVGRQLINTLLNRDPSNRLGSKGGANEIKQHAFFRGINWPLIRCMSPPPLDAPLRIIEKDPNAKDIKWEDDGVLVNSMDLDLDLF; encoded by the exons ATGGAGAGGCCTAGAGCCCCTCCATCTCCCTTGAATGATACGGAGGCTTTAAGTGAACGTAGATCTCTTGAAGTCTTTAACCCCTCCAGTGGAAAAGAGACAcatggatcatcttcttcttcttcttcttcatcaaagccGCCTCTCGATGGCAACGGAAAAGGTAGCAGTAGTAAGTGGATGGAGTTTCAAGATTCCGCTAAGTTAACTGAGAGAACAGCTGAATGGGGTTTATCAGCTGTTAAGCCGGAGTCGGGAGAAGATGGCATTAGTTTCAAGGTCTCCAGTGAAGTGGAACGAACTAAGACCATGTCTAGGAGGTCATCCGAAGAATCAACTTCTTCTGATTCAGGGGCTTTCCCTAGAGTATCACAGGAGCTCAAAACCGCTCTATCCACGTTGCAGCAGACTTTTGTTGTCTCTGACGCCACACAGCCACACTGTCCCATTGTCTATGCCAGCAGTGGATTCTTCACCATGACTGGTTATACATCTAAGGAAATTGTTGGAAGAAACTG CCGGTTTCTGCAAGGGCCGGATACAGACAAGAACGAGGTTGCCAAAATCAGAGATAGTGTCAAGAATGGAAAAAGTTACTGTGGAAGGCTGTTAAACTACAAAAAAGATGGAACTCCTTTCTGGAATCTTCTCACAATCACTCCTATCAAGGACGACCAGGGCAACACCATTAAGTTCATCGG GATGCAGGTCGAAGTTAGCAAATACACAGAAGGTGTAAACGACAAAGAATTGAGGCCTAATGGACTCTCCAAATCCCTGATTCGATATGATG CTCGCCAGAAGGAGAAAGCTTTGGATTCCATTACAGAGGTCGTGCAGACAATAAGACATCGCAAGTCTCAAGTGCGGGATTCTGTGAGCAATGATACACCTGGTAGACAAACTATGCAGTCAGATGAGGCTTCAAAGCCGGTCAAAACACCTGGACGTGTTTCAACGGG GTCAAGGCTCAAATCGCCTAGCTCGAATAAGCATGAagatgttgcaaatatggaaccTGAAGAATTGATGTTGAGCACAGAAGTAATAGAGCAGAGGGACAGTTGGGACCTTTCGGAAAGAGAAAGGGATATACGCCAAGGAATTGATCTAGCTACCACTCTTGAGCGGATAGAGAAGAATTTCGTCATCAGTGATCCTCGTCTTCCTGATAATCCCATT ATCTTTGCATCAGATAGCTTTCTTGAATTGACAGAGTATACACGAGAGGAGATTTTGGGGAGAAATTGTCG GTTTCTTCAGGGGCCAGAGACAGATCAATCAACTGTCCAGAAGATAAGAGACGCAATAAAGGATCAAAGGGAGATAACTGTGCAGTTGATAAACTATACTAAAAGCG GAAAGAAATTCTGGAACTTATTCCATTTGCAACCTATGCGTGATCAAAAG GGAGAGCTTCAATACTTCATAGGTGTACAGCTTGATGGAAGTGATCATGTAGAGCCCCTCCAAAATCGTTTGTCTGAGAAAACAGAGATGCAGAGTTCTAAATTG GTGAAAGCTACAGCAACAAATGTAGATGAAGCTGTCAGAGAACTTCCAGATGCTAATTCG CGGCCCGAAGACCTGTGGGCTGCACACTCGAGGCCTGTCTATCCTCTGCCTCACAATAAGGAGAGTACGTCCTGGAAAGCAATTAAAAAG ATCCAAGCAAGTGGAGAAACAGTCGGACTACATCATTTCAAACCAATTAAACCATTGGGCTCCGGTGATACTGGCAG TGTTCATTTGGTTGAGCTGAAGGGCACAGGTGAATTGTATGCCATGAAAGCAATGGAGAAAACAATGATGTTGAATCGTAACAAG GCTCACCGAGCATGCATCGAAAGGGAAATCATTGCCCTTCTGGATCATCCTTTCCTTCCTACTCTCTACGCTTCCTTTCAG ACATCTACACACGTCTGTTTGATTACAGACTTCTGCCCAGGTGGAGAGTTGTTTGcacttcttgacaaacaacctATGAAAATATTAACAGAGGACTCTGCAAG GTTCTATGCAGCCGAGGTCGTTATCGGCTTAGAATATCTTCATTGCTTAG GAATAGTATACCGAGACTTGAAGCCTGAAAATATACTGCTCAAGAAGGATGGACACATTGTATTAGCTGACTTTGATTTATCATTCATGACGAACTGCACACCCCAG CTAATTGTTCCTGCTGCACCTAGCAAAAGAAGGAAATCCAAAAGTCAACCACTACCAACATTTGTCGCAGAACCAAGTACCCAGTCAAACTCCTTCGTAGGGACTGAAGAATACATTGCACCT GAGATAATCACGGGTGCTGGTCATTCAAGTGCTATTGATTGGTGGGCACTCG GTATCTTGTTGTATGAGATGCTTTATGGTCGCACACCTTTCAGGGGCAAGAATAGGCAAAAGACATTTGCCAACATCTTGCACAAAGATCTCACCTTCCCCAGCAGTATCCCT GTAAGTCTTGTAGGTAGACAGTTGATCAACACATTGTTAAATAGAGATCCGAGCAACCGGTTAGGATCCAAAGGTGGGGCAAATGAGATAAAGCAGCACGCTTTCTTCCGCGGGATCAATTGGCCTCTCATTCGGTGCATG AGCCCTCCACCATTAGATGCACCATTACGCATAATAGAGAAAGATCCAAATGCCAAAGATATAAAATGGGAAGATGATGGTGTGCTTGTGAATTCTATGGACTTGGACCTTGATCTCTTCTAA